The genomic stretch CCGTACAACTGAATCAGTTAATAATCAGTGAACGTTCGGTGATCTTTCTTATAGTGGTCCGAGTTTTTGGTAAATACAGCAAAACTGCTCTATGGTGAGTCTATCATATCCGTACTGTAACAGACATATACAGATATATCATTAGCCCAGCAAAACTCCGGACAACCAGCCCAACACTATACATCTCAGATTGTCGTCGGAGAGGagatgggtgggggggggggtattttttatCTTCTAAGACttgtaaataaaaaagtatacattttatatgtttaaaAAAGTTTTCATTGAGATGTCAAcaaaatttgtataaaaaatgtGCGTTTTTGGTTCAAAGTATTTGAGAGTCTCAATAAACAGATCGGGACTGGTTACTGACAATGAGAGAAAGCGAACACTTCTAAGTGACTCatacaccccaccccaccactaTTATATCCCCAAGTCTGTCCAATCCCAAAAGAATACCTCTAACTCTCGACATGGTAGGTACAGTGTGACGATCATAGTTAAACCAGCtgaattactaccaaaccagagtgactatagattTTCAATTGGACAACAGTGTTTTTGAGTGTCTcacatttttgttacaaattacctAATTTAAAAGCAAATAGACACTCATAGCGCCCAAGAATATATGCCCTAGTATGATtattgtgttcacagtgagacaaAACGTGCCTTTTCACTGCGTGCGCAGTCAGtgcatacattttgtttgtgcAATTCATATCAAAACACAGtgtgaaatataaaaaacatcatgccacCTAAATGAAaatctttctggtttggtagtaccatGAACTAAGTCGCTAGCATTAGCCGATCACTCACATcctatgtacaatgtaaggGGTGTTTTTGGAATGGAGGGAGAGAACTAGGGTGGGCCACTCTTAAAGGGATTATTTACGTCGGGCTGCTACTAATTCACAAGACGGACGACCTGTAATTTCTTCAGGCCCACCCCTATTAATTACTGAAAGCTCCCCTGTGTATTGCGAAGGACTGTTGATTGTTATTCGAACGGTACTTTTTGTCGTGCAAATACATAACTAGCATAGACCGTGGGTTTACGTCGACTTGATAGGATTACATTGCCAAGGATATACCTTCATCGACAAAGTGAATCAATCGGCTTTCCACCTTTAACAAGAATGGCTTTAATCAAGATGAGATCTGAGAGACTTATCCCCCTACCTCTCACGTTTGAGTAATCCAGTGATGTAATAAAACACGGTACAGAGGGGATGAAGAAAGTGTCTTTTGAATTCAACAAatcataaataaaacaaatattttgacgaGGGCTATGCTCTTTCATCAAATTCATGAGTCACTACGGTGTATTCTTTTATCAGTGCTGTGGTGCCATGTTGTACTGTAACATGACAACGGGTGCGCGATGAGGCATCGGGTGACAGGTACGACCAACCGGGGGCCCTAGTACCCGGGCCCCGGATGACAAGCATTGCCTAGGAATACGTTTGTTAAAGGAACACATGGCAATGACAACTTCGATTTCCCTCACTGAACTGTTCGCACTAGATGTAAGAGTTACATTCAACCAAGCTAGACAGTGTTTTCTTGTGCATGTGACACCGGGATATGACATCGGCAGGCAATTTTACATGAAACGTTATCGTTGTGGTGCGTACGGAAACAAACTATGAAGAATGTCATATAAAGTAACGCTATTTAGGTACAAGGTAGTGCTGCCAACATACTTCTGTCACTTCATGTAAAATAGGTAATGTTTCAGTACAAGTAAAATGAGTATTGTTACAACGGCAATTTGAACAGAAGATCAAATTCCAAGAAATTTAAAATGGTGACTTGGAAAGGTGTGCATGAAaaacacaaccccccccccacacacacacttctaGTGTGAGCGAGTACGAATACTTCCTTTCGGGtatcataaatttgaaaatacgaTCGTATAACCGGCGACCACGGGTGTTTCCGTTCGGCAGCATAAGGCCATGTTGTCGTCAAGGTAACAGTATGCATTAGAACAGGAAGTTGGTAATGGCAAGAAACCTCACCCCATCTTGGGAAAAGTCGGGTAAAGTAATTCCCTTGGGGTAAGTCGTAATGGGTAAACTTTGATTTTTATTTGCTGAACGGAATAAACTGTTGATTCGTCGTGCGATCCCATGGAATCCAATTTCCAAAATGGGCGTGGCAGTGAAAGGGACAACACAAGAACTTGAAGAGTTTCGGaaacaaatattgaagaaaagtGGCTGTGAATTGTGACATTAGGATAAAGCTAAAGAATCTCTTTAAAAGTCAGGAACTGAATGACAGGGTTTTTGCAAAGGCGTGTTTCCTATAGTACAGTCTCCTGGTTTAACGCATCTATTTTTAAACCAGCCACGTGCGCACTCGAAAAGGAAAAATGTGAAATAGTTGCATTCCGAAGAGCCTGATTTCCTTCGATTGACGACAAAAAGGCATGTCTTTCAAGCAGCGGCCTGAAGAATACCGCAGCTATCACATAAACGGTACGACTAAATTTGCCATGGCAATGTTTGCGTTCTTCGCGCCTCACTGCAAAAATATTGTCACGCTTCGCACGTGTAAGGCTTTGAATTTAGTCGGGGGAACCTTTGCGGCGAGAGATACATGCaaagaaatatgtaaaatcACTCCACTAGAACGTACCAAGAATGTATTGGAACTGAAAGGCGGATTGAAAATGAAGTTGGTAAACTAGGCGGTGAAACTCATATAAACTGTATGCATAGATATTTAGATTCAAGCAAGAACATTTGCACGAACTGAGTCTGAGTTTGGCAGAATCGGCCAGTGTTCAAGCGGATACAATAACATCAGGCGTTGAACCATCAATTAGTTGTCAACCGGCCACTCGCTCTCCCGATAACAACCACCCGAAGATTGACAATTTTTAGAGGGAGGGACAGCTAGCACTCAATTCGTGACGTCATCAGCTTTCTGAAGTTCTAATTGTCCGATTCGGACCTAACGAGATCTGATTGGACATCGACTGACAGTTAAGTTTTGCAATTAATGACCCTGATTCGTCGATATATTTTCGATTTGTTTCCCTTTGATTCTAGTCATATTTTCATCGTTCCTGACCAGTGTAACACTTTTGCTTTACTCGTGAACACGGTCCGACCGTTCAGCCTATATGCGTACATAAGCGTGCACATTCATGGAGAATTGAAGTCAGGTTGCACCGGATAACTGTTTCATATCTACTTAGTACATGGGGATAACCGTGGCTATCTTGTACACAGATAGATATTGAACTATATATATTGCAGCAGTACAAGTTAGCCGATTTATAACCGCACTGTTGAGCCTCCCACCACGTGTACGCGTAATAACGCAAAATACTCGTTTACTCATTGATAATGGATCGTACGACTCAACTAGTCACCGTCCTCTATGCGGCCATCGTACTGTTAGCACAGCTTGCAACATGTCAGGATAAGGGTAAACTTGACGATTTGAACTGCCCTCCGTGTGAACGCATACACTGCAAACCGAAAAAGGCAAATAGACTAATTCGGAATAAGGTATGTAAAGGCAGCATAACTACCGGTATTTGCGACTGCTGTCCGGTTTGCGCCAAGGTTGCAGGTGAAAGTTGCGGTGGCAAGTGGGGATCGTCGGGTAAATGTGACGCGGGACTAGAGTGCGTGAAGCCAGTGAACCCTAATATTCAGCCTGCCTACTACAATCCCCAAGTGGGAGTGTGTCGACCAAGTAAGTATAGATTACCTTCTTagtttatacaatatatttactataaCCAATTctatattatttgaaattggaTAAATATTACATGCAGTTGTATCTATTAAATTCagtagtgaaataaaaaaaaatgctacTTCTGTTTAAATGTTGTTTGCTAGTATGTACGTATTGAAGTTCAATTTACTTATCTACTTCGTCATCATGGACAAACACCGCTTCCCGGTTACACTTTAGATATCGTACGATAAAAATATGCCGACTTGCGCAACCAAAGGTGATACAGACCAAAAACAACTCAAAACACTGTCCCAGATTGAGTTACAAACGAGCGTTCGTGAAAATTGCGTAATCAAAACCAAGGCCGACTATCGTTCTGTCTTTCGCACCTATTTTCTCAGCGCAACAGGAGCCGACAAGAAAAAAGAACAATAGGTGGtggaaaaaaataagaaaaagaaaaatctaTTGTGCGCACGGCAAGTGGTCGATGTCCATAAAAACGTGCTAATTGTCCAATGATTGCTGAATGATTTTTGTTTCCTAATTATCGCCTCATTTATCGAAGCCATACGTGTTGTAGCACAGCGGTAGCCTTTGTCACGCATCGCCCCAGCTCGTTGTCAAAATACGATAGGAGATCTTTGGTAGCTTAGCAAGATTTACATAGTGATCCCATGAGAACCAAACAACGTAGCGTGTTAAAATACACTTTGCGACACGGTGTGAAGTGACATTGCTTTCTGTTTATTTAGACTGTTTGATGAGTGTTAAAGTTATTTCTGATCCTAATGCAGTCTTCTCAGCATACCTGAGCATCCCACACGacaatttaaacaaaattaaattaaattaaaaaggTAGTTTTGTGTTCACGCATTgccttctttttttttacttcgtAGGAACGGACATCGTATCAGACGACCCCAGTTTGTGTAAACCGAAATGTACTCCGGAATTCTGCCAAAAGAACCCCCGGGCGATATGTTCAGCCATGTGAGTCAAACAATCTAATTTTGTTAATAAATAGCGATAAATAGTTCCCCTCCCTTCAACGCCCATCTCGGTTTATATGTAGTAATTGCTAGACTTGTGTAAATTGTTCTCGCAGCCAGTCACTCGGGACGCAATTTCATGGTCACTGAGAAGGCAGATGTACTGAATTCCAGCGTGTTATTTTCTCGGACGACACATTTAATAAAGTGTGCTATTCACGCGACAAGAAGACCAACATCTCTCCCAATAGGCGTAACTTGCTCTACTTTGATTTGCATCATGAACAACACGAAGAATGACAAAATATAAGGacatatctatctatttatGGTTGTCTAAATATTCAACCTGTATTCAAAAAGAATGAATTCAGGTGCATGGGTGTTGGTGAGATGGGAGTGGGGATGTGGGATGGCAAAGGGTGTAATGGCAATGTTATACTTTTGTGGTTAGACGTTAGGAAAATGATTtagtatttttatattttcaacataAAATGACCCAATTTGTTTATTTGAGGGATTCTTTAGCTAGACTACATTTGTGTCAAGCAAGGCCACCTATTCCAAAGTACAGTCACACCAGAAGTCCTGCATATATTGAGTTAAACCTCACTTCTGAGTGGGTAAAGTTGAAGTGGTTGTGATTTATGCAACTTGTGGAAATAAAACTCACAAAACAAAGCAGTGTAGACTGTTTTAATAGCCATTGAAACGATACTTGAATTATTTACAACTATTTGAGTTCATATATTTGGCCTATTTGACAATATAACCCTCATGTTGAAGTACATAGTGTTCACTAGTAAATTTATACCTTGTCAATGACTTGGgcctaaagaaaaaaaatctttggttcggttacccgacctcacctagtttttcactgccgaccctaaacatttttttacatacttgagaaaaaaatgataaatcaagaaaattgtgaaatctcaccAGAAATGGTGGATGCAGAAACTTCCattctgtaatggctatacatctgatgggaagaaaccaataacacagagaccatatggaaaacaatagaaaacataactatcagaactagacattcacacaatgaaaaaaatgaaataaaataaaataaaaaatccacctaaccaccccccacccccacctattctaaaattgagcgtaatcggaaccacacaatatttttttattagaccTTATATATAGTGCAGTGCATTAAGTTGTAATGTGATTCAAAATGGTGTTTACTTTGTAAACTTGACTGTACACCAACTTTTTCTAATAATTGTAATGTTGTCATTAACAGATGAAAGGAGCTGGGTATATGGGATACATAAATAAAACTAATTCCTTCTCttgacatttcatttattattggtatacaaataacaataacataacaagTTGACACATATCACTCATTTCAATGTCACCCCTATCTTTGCCTAAtattaatttagtatattccAGGGAGCTTATAAGCAGTTCTGTATATGCATATAAGGTTAATGTTGATGCACGCCTTGATGTCATCACTTTTTGTGTTGTTAGCACAGTTGATGATATAAGAGGGGTGTCCTTGACATTTTTTTCTGCATGTACACTAATTTTATCCACATACAGGTTATAGTTCGGCCAATAGCAAGGGATGGTTAGGTATgggcctgtctgtctgtctgtctgtctgtctctgtctgtctgtctgtctgtctgtctgtctgtctgtctgtctgtctgtctgtctatgtatgtatgtatgtatgtatgtctatgtatatatatatgtatgtatgtatgtatgtatgtatgtatgtatgtacgtatgtacgtatgtatggatgcatgtatgtacatatgtatgtatgtatgtttgtatgtatgtatgtatgtatgtatgtatgtatgtatgtatgtacgtatgtacgtatgtatggatgcatgtatgtacatatgtatgtatgtatgtatgtatgtatgtatgtatgtatgtatgtatgtatgtatgtatgtatgtatgtatgtatgtacgtatgtacgtatgtatggatgcatgtatgtacatatgtatgtatgtatgtttgtatgtatgtatgtatgtatgtatgtatgtatgtatgtatgtatgtatgtatgtatgtacgtacgtacgtacatatgtatggatgcatgtatgtacatatgtatgtacatacgtatgtgcGTATGaatgcatgtgtacatacaatacTGCATGTAATATTGAATATGCAGGAAAAAATACCCCAAAACATATAAAATCATTGTTTCCTATTTTACCAAGTATTTCAGTTAAAACCAGAATAAACATAGAAACGCTTTTAATTTTAGAATTCTAAGCATTCCAggaatatattttcataaaaatccTATCTTCTCCTTGCTTTTTCAAAAAACAGATActttaattatttgaaattaacagtatCATTATTGAAatgattgttattattttactcAAAAAACAAATGTAAAGATGGTGGG from Glandiceps talaboti chromosome 12, keGlaTala1.1, whole genome shotgun sequence encodes the following:
- the LOC144443054 gene encoding cysteine-rich motor neuron 1 protein-like produces the protein MDRTTQLVTVLYAAIVLLAQLATCQDKGKLDDLNCPPCERIHCKPKKANRLIRNKVCKGSITTGICDCCPVCAKVAGESCGGKWGSSGKCDAGLECVKPVNPNIQPAYYNPQVGVCRPRTDIVSDDPSLCKPKCTPEFCQKNPRAICSAIDNHDQKQECQGHCQHTSCRACRIVESTADCPKCAKDDDDCLAKFGRCVKQNICARDKFPCMRNEMVKTGNFRCMVPECVYP